A segment of the Longimicrobiaceae bacterium genome:
CACTTCGGCGCCGGCGAGGAGTCCATCGAGATGCTCCACCGTGCGCGGTCCGATGATGGCGGCGCTGACCGCCGGATGCGCGACCACGAATGCCAGCGCCAGGTGCATCAACGAGGTGCCTGCACTCTCCGCCAGCGGGATCAGCTGCTCCACCACGTCCAGGCTTCGCTCGTCGGAGAGGGCGTTGGGGAAAAACCTCGCGCGCAGCGTGTCTGGCCGCGGTTCGCCCTTTCGATATTTCCCGGTCAACATCCCCTTGGCCAACGGGCTCCACGTGATTACCCCCATGCCGTAGCGCTGGCAGACGGGGAGCACCTCCCGCTCGAGGCCGCGATTGAGGATGGAATACGGAGGCTGTTCGACTCGAAACCGGGCCAGTGCCCGGCGCTCGGCCACCCACTGGGCCTCGACCGTATCCGATGCGGGAAAGGTAGACGACCCGATCGCGCGGACTTTCCCCTCCCGTATGAAGTCGGTGAGGGCCGCAAGCGTCTCCTCGATGTCGGTATCCGGCGTGGGACGGTGGATCTGGTAGAGGTCGATGTAGTCCGTCTGAAGCCGCCGCAATGAGTCGTCCAGCGCACGCGCAAGCCAGCGCCGCGAGCTTCCTCGCTGATTGGGATCGTCCCCCATCGGCATAGCCGCCTTGGTGGCGAGCACGATGCTGTCCCGCCGCCCCTTCAGCGCCTTGCCGACGATCACCTCCGACTCACCACGAGAGTACGCGTCCGCGGTGTCGACGAAGTTGATCCCGAAATCTAGGGCCTTGTGGATGATGCGGATGCATTCGTCATGATCCGCGTTGGCCAGCCTCCCGAACATCATCGCTCCCAGGCCGTAAGCACTCACCTGGATACCTGTCCGACCGAGCGGGCGATAGCGCATGTTCTTTTCTCCCGGCGCCCTGGCCGCGTTTCGACCAGTCGTTTAGAATATAAAACGGAACCACCGTCCATTTATACGGAACAATGTTCCGCTTTGTCAAGGAGAACCTCCTGGTATGGGGAAACAGGAAGCAAACAGGGAATCGACGGACGTGGTCACGCGACCGCTGCGAGCGGATGCGCGGCGCAATGTGGACGCGATCCTGGAGGCGGCAAAGCGGTTGTTCGCAGAGATGGGCGTGGATGTCCCGATGCGGACCATCGCAGCGGAGGCGGGGGTCGGTGTGGGAACGCTCTACCGCCATTTTCCGCTGCGCTCCGACATGATCAAGGCGATCATCCAGCGGGAGGTGGACGCCTGCGTGGAGTACGCATCGGCCGCTGCGGAACAGCACCCCCCGGGCGAGGCGCTGGCTGCCTGGGCGCAGAAGCTCGTGGATCTCACCGCGACTAAGCGTGGGCTGGGCACCGCCCTACACTCGGGAGATGCGGCTTTGCGCTCCCTCCCCGAATACGTCCTGGATCGGCTCACTCCAGTGCTGCGGCAGCTACTCGACGCGGCTGCCGCGGCCGGCGCGATTCACAGGAGTGTGGATGCGGGCGAGCTCCTGATGGCCCTCCTCAGGCTGGCGTCGCCCGCAAGCGAGGGAGCGGTAGACGAGGCGCGCCGAATGGTAGGGCTGCTGGTGGATGGGCTGCGGGTTTGAGTGCCCGCGGCGGGCTTTGCGGGCCAGACAATTGGGGGTGACTTCAGAGTTTGCGCTCGCCTGAAGGTCCACTAAAATGTGCGGCCGGGCGCGCCGCGTGCCCGGCGCAGAACGCCTACCGCACCTTCCGCGGCCCGTCCTGGCCGCCGGCGTTTTCTCGAGCAGAGCCTCCATGCACGATACCTCGCACCTTCGCGACATTCTCGTCCTCCTGGCCTTCGCCATCGGCATCGTGATGATCTTCCGCCGGGTCCGAGCCGGATCGGTGCTCGGCTACCTCATCGCGGGGATGATCGTGGGCCCCTACGGGCTCTCCCTGGTCCACGAGGTCGAACGCATGGCCATCCTGGGCGAGTTCGGCGTCGTGTTCCTGCTCTTCGGCATCGGGCTCGAGCTCTCCTTCGAGCGGCTGATGGCGCTCCGGCGCCTGGTGTTCGGCCTCGGCGGCGCGCAGGTCCTCATCACCGCCGTGGTCGTGTGGGTGGTCGCCCGGACGCTCGGCATGGAAAACGGCGCCGCCGTGGTCCTGGGCGGCGGGCTCGCTCTCTCCTCCTCCGCCATCGTTCTTCAGATGATGGCCGAGCGCGGAGACCTGTCTGCGCCCCACGGACGGGCCGCCTTCGGCGTGCTCCTCTTTCAGGACCTGGCCGTCGTCCCCCTGCTCGCACTGGTCCCACTCCTGGGGCAGGAGGATGCCAACGTAGCGACGGCGCTCGGCGTCGCGTTGCTCAAGGGCGTCGCCTTCGTCGTCGGCCTCACCGTCCTCGGGCGCATCCTGCTCCGACCCATCTTTCACACCGTCGCGCGGGAGAGGAGCGGTGAGCTGTTCACGGGGATCACCCTGCTCCTGGTGCTCGGCATCGGCTGGATGACGCAGGAGGCGGGGCTGTCGATGGGAATGGGCGCCTTCCTGGCCGGACTCCTGATCGCGGAGACGGAGTACGTCCACCAGGTGGAAGCGGACATCGAGCCGTTCAAGGGCATCCTGCTCGCCCTGTTCTTCATGGTGGTGGGCATGTCGCTGGACATCCGACTCGCCCTGCAAAACGCCCCCACCGTCCTGGCGTTGGTCACTGCTCTGGTGCTGGTGAAGTTCGGCATCCTGGCCGCCCTCTGTCGCGCCTTCGGGTTCGCGTGGGGTGCTTCGCTCCGGGCCGGCCTTGTGCTCTCGCAGGGAGGCGAGTTCGCCTTCGTGCTCTTCACCCTGGCCGTTGCCGCCGGCGCGCTTCCCGACAGCACCGCGCAGCTCCTGACGCTCACCGTCGGCCTCAGCATGGCCGTGACCCCGGGGCTGATGTTCGTCGGCCGCACGCTCGAGCAGCGCCTCTCACCCATCGGCGTGCCGGGCGCCAACATGCTCGAGGAGGCGGCGGACTTGGAGGGTCACGTGCTCATCGCCGGTTACGGACGCGTCGGACGCACCGTCGCCCGGCTCCTGGACGCGGGACGGATCCCCTACGTGGCGGTGGACCGGAATGCGGAGACGGTGGCGGCGGAGCGCTCGCAGGGGCATGCCGTCTACTTCGGCGATGCCGGGCGAGACGAGGTGCTGGAGGCCGCCGGCGCGAAGAAGGCGCGCGTAGCGGTCATAACCGTCGACGACCCCAGGGGCGCTGAACGCGCGGTGCACGCGCTGCGTCACATCCGGGCCGACCTCCCCATCCTCGTCCGGGCGCAGAGCGTGGAGCAGTGCGAGGTCCTGATCAAGGCCGGGGCAACCCATGCGATCCCGGAGCTGATCGAGGGCAGCCTGCAGCTCGGCGAGGAACTGCTGGTGCTCCTCGGCGACGAGCGCAGCCAGGCCCGCGTGCTGCTCGACACCTTCCGCCAGAGGGCCTACGCGCGGTTGGGCGACATGCGTCCGCACGTGGCGCCGGCGGGGGAGGCGATTGGTGAGAAGATAGAAGCTAGAAGCTAGAAGTTGGTCAGAAATCGGTGGCGCGAGTTGTCCGGGCCGCCGGCCACGCCCTCGCCGATGGAGACCAGCACGCGCAAGCGGGCATTGACGCCGCTCCAGTCAGTCTGAGCGTCCACTGCCCCGTGTCGGACCCCAGTTGTGCCGGTAGGTAGGCCGGGAAACTACTTGTGGACTGCATCCTGCGGATCGGCCCCGCTGAGCGGGGGGCGGGGGGTGAAATCTGGCACCTGGCTTTGGCCGCCAGCCCGCGCTCGACTACATCCCGTTCCTCTCGCGCTGCGTCAATCTCCCCCCGCGCTGGCGATGTTCATCCGCTCGCGAGAGCTCGACGACGCGCGAATCAGCTCGATCGCTGTCCGCACCTGCATGTCGTGAGCGTCGGAGAACCGCCGCGCGAGGGCCGAGCCGCCACGAAGCTGGGCGGTCTGGTACCCGAGCTCGAAGCTGAGATATTCTCGCAGAACCGGCAGGTTCGGGGTCACCCGAAGCAGATCGCTTCTCCGCGCCTCCGCGATCAGGGCATCAATTGCATCGCGCGGCGGGGGAGCTCCGGCCGTCAGTGAGGAGTCGCGCGCAAGCCTGCGTGCATACGCAAAGATCAGATCGCGGAACGGCTTTCCCGATTCCTCGTTCTTGAGCTGCGCCGCGGCCCTCTTTCGCACCGCCACGACCGAGTCGGCGACCTCCACATCGGGCTGAATTCCTCCGGATCCATCCGCCTGCGCACCCGTGTCCAGCGAAAGCGAGGGGGCACGATCACCTGTCTCGATGACGGTACCTCCGAAAGCGCCATGAAACCGGTCCAGGCCACGACCCTCCGGCGTGTACCAGCGCGCGGTGGTCACTTTGAGCCGGTACCCACCAGGCAGGGAAAAGATGGACTGCACGCTCCCCTTGCCGAAGGTCGGTTCACCGACGACGACCGCGCGGTCGTGATCCTGCAGGGCTCCGGCCAGAACCTCTGCTGCACTGGCGGTGTGCCCGTCGACCAAAACCGCGATCGGTAGCGCGGCGTTGTCCTCCTCGTCCCTCGCGCGGTACTCAGAGTTGACGCCCCCTCCGACACCAGTGCTGATGGTCAGAACCTCTCCCGTCGGAAGGAACAGGTCGGCGACTGCCAGCGCTTCCTCGAGCAGGCCACCAGGGTTGCCCCGGAGATCGAGCACGAGACCCTCGAGGTCACCCTCGCTTTCAAGATGGCTGAGCGCGGCCTCGAACTCGAACGCGGCACGGTGGCCGAAGCTGCTGAGCTGAATGACGCCGATCCCCTCCTCCGTGCGATACGCGTGGATCACCGACGGCACGCTCACGCTCGCGCGAACGACCTCAAACGGCTGTGGCAGCGCCACTCCGTCGCGCCTGATCCGCAGCGTGACACTCTCACCAACGGGTCCACGCAGGGCGTCGACAACCTCATCGATCGACCAGCCGTCGGTACTCTGTCCATCGATCTCGACGATCTGATCACCGCGCTGAAGGCCGGCCCTCTCTGCAGGTGAGCCGGCCACAGGCTCCACCAAGGTCGGAAAGCCTTCGCGCAGATCGACCGAGCTTCCTATGCCGCCGAAGGCGCCTCCCGTGGAGGCGGCGAAGTCCTGGTACTCCTCCGGATCCATGAGCTGCGCGTACGGATCGCCAGAATTCTCGACGAGAGCCCTGGCCGCCCACAGGTAAAGGGAATCCCGCGGAATATCGTGTGCGGCGGAGAGCCGGGCGACGACTTCATCGAGTAACTTGCTGGCCTCCGACGTCGGTGCCTGCTCGGTTCGCTTCTCGAGCCGAGCGCTGACGAGCAGCGTGCCGAGCACGCCAGCTACCAGGGCCGCGCCGGCACTGAGGAGCGCAAAGCGGACTCTCGAACCTCTGGTCATCCTGCTCGATTCTGACGGCGCGGCTGAGCCGCGCCGATTGACTCGAAGAAGGGGTCAGCAGCGAAGCAGCACGGGGCTGCGCGCTCGTTGCAGCATTGTTCAGGCCCTGCGAGCATTATGCAATTTTTGCCGCATCAAGTTGCCCAATGATCCAAGTAGGCAGAAAATGGAAAGTGCCACACCGCGAAATGTGGCCTGGGTGAGGCCATGGCACCAACGCCGGTGAGGGTTAGCCGGAAAGCCATAGCGTCAGCCCGATCACCAGTGGACGCGCAGCATCCCCTCGCCGTCGACCTCGAACCGGGTGCCGAACCGGCG
Coding sequences within it:
- a CDS encoding aldo/keto reductase — translated: MRYRPLGRTGIQVSAYGLGAMMFGRLANADHDECIRIIHKALDFGINFVDTADAYSRGESEVIVGKALKGRRDSIVLATKAAMPMGDDPNQRGSSRRWLARALDDSLRRLQTDYIDLYQIHRPTPDTDIEETLAALTDFIREGKVRAIGSSTFPASDTVEAQWVAERRALARFRVEQPPYSILNRGLEREVLPVCQRYGMGVITWSPLAKGMLTGKYRKGEPRPDTLRARFFPNALSDERSLDVVEQLIPLAESAGTSLMHLALAFVVAHPAVSAAIIGPRTVEHLDGLLAGAEVVLDDEILDRIDEIVPPGADVAPLEGAAYLPPPLTQPLLRRRPLAERPAASALAAPLAVYPGSQV
- a CDS encoding helix-turn-helix domain-containing protein, which gives rise to MGKQEANRESTDVVTRPLRADARRNVDAILEAAKRLFAEMGVDVPMRTIAAEAGVGVGTLYRHFPLRSDMIKAIIQREVDACVEYASAAAEQHPPGEALAAWAQKLVDLTATKRGLGTALHSGDAALRSLPEYVLDRLTPVLRQLLDAAAAAGAIHRSVDAGELLMALLRLASPASEGAVDEARRMVGLLVDGLRV
- a CDS encoding monovalent cation:proton antiporter-2 (CPA2) family protein — its product is MHDTSHLRDILVLLAFAIGIVMIFRRVRAGSVLGYLIAGMIVGPYGLSLVHEVERMAILGEFGVVFLLFGIGLELSFERLMALRRLVFGLGGAQVLITAVVVWVVARTLGMENGAAVVLGGGLALSSSAIVLQMMAERGDLSAPHGRAAFGVLLFQDLAVVPLLALVPLLGQEDANVATALGVALLKGVAFVVGLTVLGRILLRPIFHTVARERSGELFTGITLLLVLGIGWMTQEAGLSMGMGAFLAGLLIAETEYVHQVEADIEPFKGILLALFFMVVGMSLDIRLALQNAPTVLALVTALVLVKFGILAALCRAFGFAWGASLRAGLVLSQGGEFAFVLFTLAVAAGALPDSTAQLLTLTVGLSMAVTPGLMFVGRTLEQRLSPIGVPGANMLEEAADLEGHVLIAGYGRVGRTVARLLDAGRIPYVAVDRNAETVAAERSQGHAVYFGDAGRDEVLEAAGAKKARVAVITVDDPRGAERAVHALRHIRADLPILVRAQSVEQCEVLIKAGATHAIPELIEGSLQLGEELLVLLGDERSQARVLLDTFRQRAYARLGDMRPHVAPAGEAIGEKIEARS
- a CDS encoding S41 family peptidase, whose amino-acid sequence is MTRGSRVRFALLSAGAALVAGVLGTLLVSARLEKRTEQAPTSEASKLLDEVVARLSAAHDIPRDSLYLWAARALVENSGDPYAQLMDPEEYQDFAASTGGAFGGIGSSVDLREGFPTLVEPVAGSPAERAGLQRGDQIVEIDGQSTDGWSIDEVVDALRGPVGESVTLRIRRDGVALPQPFEVVRASVSVPSVIHAYRTEEGIGVIQLSSFGHRAAFEFEAALSHLESEGDLEGLVLDLRGNPGGLLEEALAVADLFLPTGEVLTISTGVGGGVNSEYRARDEEDNAALPIAVLVDGHTASAAEVLAGALQDHDRAVVVGEPTFGKGSVQSIFSLPGGYRLKVTTARWYTPEGRGLDRFHGAFGGTVIETGDRAPSLSLDTGAQADGSGGIQPDVEVADSVVAVRKRAAAQLKNEESGKPFRDLIFAYARRLARDSSLTAGAPPPRDAIDALIAEARRSDLLRVTPNLPVLREYLSFELGYQTAQLRGGSALARRFSDAHDMQVRTAIELIRASSSSRERMNIASAGGD